Genomic segment of SAR324 cluster bacterium:
TTGTGAGTATTTTCGGTAGACCGACCCCCGTTGAAATTGAGTTTGATAAAGTACAGAACGCCACCTGATTCACATTGTAAGAGGCTACTATGGCAAAAGAGATTACCGCATTCATTAAATTACAAGTACCCGCAGGCAAAGCTAATCCATCTCCACCCATTGGGCCGGCTCTTGGTCAACATGGTGTGAATATCATGGAATTCTGCAAAAGTTTTAACGCTAAAACCCAAGGCATGGACACCATTGTTCCGGTAGTGATTTCTGTTTATTCCGACCGGTCATTTACGTTTATCATGAAAACGCCTCCGGCTGCGGAACTGATCAAGAAAACGCTCAAACTGGATAAAGGCTCAGCAACCCCTAATACGGCAAAAGTCGGTACTCTTTCACAGAGTCAACTGGAAGAAATCGCCAAGATCAAAATGCCGGATCTCAATTGCTATGACATTGAAGCCGCAAAAAAAATTGTGGCTGGTGCCGCGCAAAGTATGGGCGTGGAAATCGCCGGCAACTGACCGGTATTGTTCAATCAATAAACCACAACTATGTGGGAGGCAACCAGGAGTATTTATGCCGAAACTAACAAAACGACAAAAAATGATTCAGGAAAAAGTAGACCGAAATCGGGTTTATCCTTTGCAGGAAGCACTGCAAATCCTGAAAGATGTAAAATCCCC
This window contains:
- the rplK gene encoding 50S ribosomal protein L11; translated protein: MAKEITAFIKLQVPAGKANPSPPIGPALGQHGVNIMEFCKSFNAKTQGMDTIVPVVISVYSDRSFTFIMKTPPAAELIKKTLKLDKGSATPNTAKVGTLSQSQLEEIAKIKMPDLNCYDIEAAKKIVAGAAQSMGVEIAGN